The following coding sequences lie in one Novipirellula aureliae genomic window:
- a CDS encoding N-formylglutamate amidohydrolase yields the protein MIPLITCEHGGSQIPPSFQSLFASTRAQKDLSSHRGYDRGALSIAKSLAERLSAGITFSKISRLLVELNRSLDHPQLYSRYTGGLPKAIKKQILEEHYFPYRQKVEASISDSVASGESVLHLSMHTFTRRFRGILRGVDVGVLYDPNRLREASFSSKLVDRLSDSTPRLRIRHNEPYQGCDDGFTTYLRTKFAAESYLGIEIEVCNDFSQWQGVRKNEWITKFADAIKQSTLPRSVLFNKY from the coding sequence TTGATACCCCTGATAACCTGTGAGCACGGTGGGAGCCAGATTCCGCCGTCGTTCCAATCCCTATTCGCTTCCACACGAGCCCAAAAGGACTTGTCGAGCCATCGCGGCTATGACCGCGGTGCCTTGTCAATCGCGAAATCATTGGCCGAACGGTTGAGTGCGGGAATCACTTTTTCGAAAATATCGCGATTGCTCGTTGAACTCAACCGATCGCTCGATCATCCACAGTTGTATTCCCGCTACACCGGCGGTTTGCCGAAAGCGATCAAGAAACAAATCCTTGAGGAACACTATTTTCCTTATCGTCAAAAGGTAGAAGCAAGTATTTCGGATAGCGTCGCCAGCGGCGAATCCGTTTTGCACCTCTCGATGCATACCTTTACGAGGCGGTTTCGTGGCATCCTTCGCGGCGTGGACGTCGGGGTCTTGTACGACCCGAACCGCCTCCGTGAAGCTTCGTTTAGTAGCAAATTGGTCGATCGACTCTCGGATTCGACGCCTCGGCTGCGGATTCGGCACAATGAACCGTATCAAGGATGCGATGACGGTTTTACAACTTACTTAAGAACAAAATTTGCCGCTGAATCCTATCTCGGCATCGAAATCGAAGTTTGCAATGATTTCAGCCAATGGCAGGGAGTACGCAAAAACGAATGGATCACCAAATTCGCGGACGCGATTAAACAATCAACACTACCACGATCGGTACTTTTCAACAAATACTGA
- a CDS encoding BlaI/MecI/CopY family transcriptional regulator has translation MARKKSKHPTALELEILKILWVKAPRTVREVRETMLASGRELAHTSLITTLNVMFDKGFVKRTTAKESRGYAFSPKVSRADVSQGMVGDLVERVFEGSASALLLSLLENEQLDDADHAELRRAINRYRRGEQT, from the coding sequence ATGGCGAGAAAGAAATCCAAACACCCCACCGCACTCGAGCTGGAGATACTAAAGATCCTTTGGGTGAAAGCGCCCCGAACCGTGCGGGAGGTGCGTGAGACCATGTTGGCGTCGGGGCGGGAGCTGGCGCATACGTCGCTGATCACGACACTGAATGTGATGTTCGACAAGGGGTTCGTGAAGCGGACCACGGCGAAGGAGAGTCGCGGCTATGCTTTTTCTCCTAAGGTTTCACGTGCGGATGTGTCTCAAGGAATGGTGGGTGATCTGGTCGAACGCGTGTTTGAGGGCTCGGCTTCGGCTTTATTGTTGAGCCTACTGGAGAATGAACAACTCGACGATGCTGACCATGCTGAGTTGCGCAGGGCGATCAACCGTTATCGAAGAGGAGAACAGACATGA
- a CDS encoding carboxypeptidase regulatory-like domain-containing protein: MMDWALKFTHAAAHVLWAGALVALAVFAIERLLVRSAAGRHAVHLFGMILTMLVLPIAFFMAPLQSERSAPTPVTKSLVTKSLVTKSDQTAAAPTPAVAGTVAITEAPAIVIQARGVGDTKVVDVESPRAPVAAESIGSVEWIAPWVAGAYLVGLLGMLVRMGCGFAGSAWLRQRGEPVSAGVWTDSLRRLGDRMKLRTQPMLRWSRDVASPVLIGFVKPVILLPVALASQLSPAQVEAILAHELAHLRRGDIWALAVQRVVEMVLFFHPAVWWMSHCMEAAREEACDDLVVEAGCDPADYAEALVICSAYRLERKNTPAKLAAQLAATGKGEKHLRHRVLRLIGGGDDGLIRLGRTGWVLSLLLVGGVTLAVAAAGTGRTDLADFDFDNPPPGYEKGIQVADRNQRFTVDGLPFQASPLRWEQEGWLRLPKDQQGPGEELFLNLGVSGGYEIVEIRLFDHATRELIHDSKWRSPEVNRPEFVSERIGLENWLRIKETGGTLPDTMDVWLRLATERGGHVFVLPAKTGASASHNGSEVVITTLLAGSMNGKSGPSGEMQWDLATVHAEDRELTVNIENRGKRLDGRYHLVAVNRDGSRHPMDDTHFRDFQRMGPHAYFHMDVALEDVDHFELIPFRDRHKFFFNGLEVPVPAEPVETPAGNSLDATAPDFNKQAFARLKTWDTYLESLTDPLSVDPGYPTSQIARTPQEWKDLEQTEHFLERAKFAVWIADELLPAIDRYGKDLKQELLQRDFSSRPLHEKSRLDLAVVNQAGLLGRTISLTRKHLAGPSRYAELAHYSSEKLLADLFEVSLRELKLFELVDESDTAETSIAEQEIRRDRALKNYRSRNALHLPERLKQLPRYRARVVDSSGNGIAGVVLTFHAGSELLGRVLSDENGDLLLPAVDFGQTITITSQAQENWPRNEMTTTRREDGTFDRHEIELRGTVPSETSSPNGIYRVRPSDSNEKGIEVSRSDTDGTVILLDRLTDQFGTPSMTSIANDNTRFRIDLKAAGPFAEGEGIGHMALVIDGLCTTVWSHSDPDKQHRMDLSSQVVGNEAPARFAAELGIEPKLRRHPGHKMEVRFSPTKPAFKLGEPVILRMEVKNVSDKNFSFVDGGQQRGPRNNQFGFTAFRGSGNGPEVPDTGDPSSAGGKLRFITLEPGQVFEKEVDLTKWFDLAQPDIYKIDGRFEMVINKDAGQHLFGWDDMATGTTLVTIAKEGATVEDADLPKSIQEKRDRLLAELLAALKAAGVTNYKLNNDGQIDDLYLGRLATDELLAMLQGQRSIRRLNLETANVSEDALSVLGSLDRLEYLSLYETGLTDAGLAHIASNTRLKELVLHGNNITDAGLRHLRGMQELRKLSINNTLSVKSNMQIGDEGMKHLGQLRSLELLDLQKTDVTSKGLEQLADLPNVKMLLLAGAAIDDAARAPISRMRTLRNLGLRNTKVTDRGLQRLLKEGPPLERLSLQSDNTTDTALAAIGEKASLTSLELTGRRFTDDGLANLANLQQLERIDLTGMSIHPMAPGLQFTHRGLMHFAKLQNLRNLWLNRITLGEQEINALGQIKQLEHLHLMPPGCSDDEILRLKWMLPDTDVSPFGGDRIVGVNKPVIQGRVLGIDGKPAIGYRVTALPSAWSGRGGWPPETTTDREGKFNFSNLPDGPCDVSVTSVPLTNQPNMRIEGVVLKKREPAYVELSLEQKYHFGGRVTNEKDEPHAGRNVLAIWKDPSGKHTYSSNTKTDAFGHYRFDAPFPMAESIRLNGANSSRVPRKYKVEHGRDDIDFNVDATDAETGSASVPTDPGNTGETGRVVDSSGNGVGGAKLQFVKGGTVGDDILAERFSRQDGSFDVPRLTGLRQFRVCVAADGYYPLNREHAPVEGLIDQQGRTRLIDGDDGLSRTIHLVRAGSIEGKVLGPDGKPLRRAPLSISTYCDFAHMSISTGNHMRAMTDDQGTFRFEDVPPGEIVLYYPWDGPTGSEVRSGKWLAPDSHSQGTPKPPTQGICWVKVLHAKEGQAVDPIVVDLSKSRCVVEGRVTDEQGEPVGNVTVQPLWKRDGGYFSVHGNATLPANVTDAEGRYRITGLPPDAIHLAVWGRGSERQIEFEPTPVHLTANSPLHRNLKVQVKFHAARGSGAFDVIANPGQVEVQTEEIATVNPLEIAEPPKFAIYQVLGHENAPSFNRPQDSARRRILFSDNGKGTDRFDAMRPENYPLAGLILAEQPLLTEDDLSAYGWTRHVMRLKPGVSERLPKPSVWGVPFAVVVGGKPLFLGAFWTGLSSYSANMPMISLDRWQWNLPITNPDYLPQDAIRLENAQRLGGGNLPRDPRRDERLYRVLQQAGKLVDIRSGGEPWGEAVDGVTARLRTERQPQWSEDYDTPWVLFDLKNASQDLEVSLNVGGAPTEVLVDGVLYQNHERVAGQLPICKPGQSAIGATLVLDKRWTAVKSVSGSPELKLKPGKHTVQAIAYTLRAGEHVGQPIRVLSNAIELVIKPEQMDAPMPFDELTTVMLDPANFRKVAVVPGVSVNEGARDRFIVIERLARLSREEQAKLLPAFYHDLAAQAVNPVFEMILSSNPHDILDRKGGPYDGNTERWAQQLSDAAQDLTPKQAADKLEGSLWQNVASRARALQILKAHPKAVTALIDADLKTQDKAAVERVATMISTLQRREFIPQLEELYLANNDVSKVAYGGLVWLSDSTVVTTLLAEVENNPSSISRHAPLFLRPLAGKMAPTLLKKLLGSTDANIRYHAAYALQECIDPKLAQPVVRLAGEKEARSRFLAAHMFPKLPEASFKKVRNELLPLLNDQDDKVRFYALLSFAKRKDLAAGPVILETLRRNELPEQYKVWTMQAMSALSDSTWNYFMHEWGPASPGNQEAIKRFETWLKKSAD, encoded by the coding sequence ATGATGGACTGGGCATTGAAATTTACCCATGCGGCAGCGCACGTGTTGTGGGCGGGGGCGCTGGTAGCGTTGGCGGTGTTTGCGATCGAACGACTCCTGGTTCGCTCGGCGGCGGGGCGGCATGCGGTTCATTTGTTTGGGATGATCCTGACGATGCTAGTGCTGCCGATCGCGTTCTTCATGGCACCTCTGCAGAGTGAACGATCGGCACCGACCCCGGTGACGAAATCTCTGGTGACGAAATCTCTGGTAACGAAATCGGATCAAACGGCCGCGGCCCCCACCCCTGCGGTTGCCGGCACCGTTGCGATTACGGAGGCGCCTGCGATCGTGATTCAGGCAAGAGGTGTCGGTGATACGAAGGTGGTTGATGTTGAGTCCCCTCGGGCACCGGTTGCCGCTGAATCGATCGGGAGTGTGGAATGGATTGCACCGTGGGTGGCCGGTGCGTATCTGGTTGGTTTGCTCGGTATGCTTGTGCGCATGGGCTGCGGATTCGCAGGATCAGCTTGGTTGCGGCAGCGCGGCGAACCGGTCAGCGCCGGAGTATGGACCGACTCTCTGCGGCGACTGGGAGATCGGATGAAGCTTCGCACGCAACCGATGTTGAGGTGGTCGCGCGACGTCGCATCACCGGTGCTCATTGGTTTTGTGAAGCCTGTCATTCTATTGCCGGTCGCTTTGGCGAGCCAGTTGAGTCCGGCCCAGGTCGAAGCGATACTGGCGCATGAACTTGCACACCTTCGGCGAGGAGACATCTGGGCGCTCGCCGTGCAACGGGTGGTCGAGATGGTTTTGTTCTTCCATCCGGCGGTGTGGTGGATGAGTCACTGTATGGAGGCAGCCCGCGAGGAGGCCTGTGACGATCTGGTGGTCGAAGCGGGTTGTGACCCGGCGGACTATGCCGAGGCGCTGGTGATCTGTTCAGCGTACCGTCTGGAGCGAAAGAACACTCCGGCGAAGCTCGCTGCACAATTGGCAGCGACGGGAAAAGGCGAAAAACATTTGCGTCATCGCGTTTTGCGACTGATCGGCGGGGGCGATGACGGATTGATACGACTGGGGCGGACGGGCTGGGTATTGAGTCTGTTGCTGGTCGGTGGTGTGACATTGGCAGTGGCGGCGGCAGGCACGGGACGGACGGACTTGGCGGACTTTGATTTTGACAATCCACCGCCCGGTTATGAAAAGGGCATCCAGGTGGCAGACCGGAATCAACGGTTCACGGTGGACGGCCTTCCATTCCAGGCGAGCCCGCTGCGATGGGAGCAGGAAGGGTGGCTGCGACTGCCGAAGGACCAGCAAGGACCGGGCGAAGAGTTATTCCTGAACTTGGGTGTCTCGGGCGGATATGAGATCGTTGAGATTCGCTTGTTCGACCACGCCACGCGTGAACTGATTCATGACAGCAAGTGGCGGTCTCCGGAGGTCAATCGTCCGGAATTCGTGAGCGAACGTATCGGCTTGGAAAACTGGCTGCGCATCAAAGAGACGGGCGGAACGCTTCCGGACACGATGGATGTCTGGCTGCGATTGGCCACCGAGCGCGGCGGCCACGTTTTTGTGCTGCCGGCGAAGACCGGGGCATCGGCGAGCCATAACGGCAGCGAGGTGGTCATCACCACACTTCTGGCAGGTTCGATGAACGGGAAGTCCGGCCCCAGCGGAGAGATGCAGTGGGATCTCGCCACGGTGCATGCTGAAGATCGCGAGCTTACGGTGAACATCGAGAATCGCGGAAAACGGCTTGATGGCCGGTATCATCTTGTGGCGGTAAATCGGGACGGCTCGCGTCACCCAATGGACGATACCCACTTTCGGGACTTCCAGAGAATGGGGCCGCACGCGTATTTCCATATGGATGTGGCGTTGGAGGATGTTGACCACTTTGAACTGATTCCTTTCAGGGATCGTCATAAGTTCTTTTTTAATGGACTGGAGGTACCAGTGCCAGCCGAACCGGTTGAAACGCCAGCAGGCAACAGCTTGGATGCTACTGCTCCAGACTTCAACAAACAGGCGTTCGCACGTCTGAAAACATGGGACACCTATTTGGAATCCCTTACAGACCCTTTGAGCGTTGATCCGGGCTATCCGACCTCGCAAATTGCGCGTACTCCCCAGGAATGGAAGGACCTGGAGCAGACCGAGCATTTTCTGGAGCGGGCCAAGTTTGCCGTATGGATCGCTGATGAACTGTTGCCGGCAATTGATCGGTATGGCAAGGACTTGAAGCAAGAGTTGTTGCAACGCGACTTTTCCAGTCGGCCGTTACACGAGAAAAGCCGGCTGGATCTGGCAGTGGTAAATCAAGCGGGCTTGTTGGGAAGAACAATCAGCCTGACACGCAAGCATCTGGCCGGCCCGTCCCGCTACGCAGAATTGGCGCATTATTCGTCAGAAAAACTGCTGGCGGACTTGTTCGAGGTTTCGTTGCGTGAGTTGAAACTCTTTGAGTTGGTGGATGAATCAGACACCGCGGAAACGTCGATCGCCGAGCAAGAGATTCGTCGAGACAGAGCGCTCAAAAATTATCGCAGCCGCAATGCATTGCATCTTCCTGAGCGTCTGAAACAACTGCCCCGATATCGGGCTCGCGTTGTGGATTCCTCTGGAAATGGTATCGCTGGCGTCGTTCTGACTTTTCACGCCGGATCGGAGCTGCTGGGAAGGGTCTTGAGCGACGAGAATGGAGATCTCCTTCTTCCCGCCGTCGATTTCGGGCAGACGATTACGATCACTTCCCAAGCCCAGGAAAACTGGCCGCGTAATGAAATGACAACAACCCGGCGTGAGGACGGAACCTTCGATCGCCATGAGATCGAACTTCGTGGCACGGTGCCGTCGGAAACCTCCAGTCCCAATGGGATCTACCGGGTCCGCCCCTCCGACTCAAACGAGAAAGGCATTGAAGTTTCACGCAGCGACACCGATGGAACCGTGATTCTGCTGGACCGTTTGACCGATCAATTCGGCACGCCCTCCATGACATCGATCGCAAACGACAACACACGTTTTCGGATTGATCTGAAAGCGGCCGGGCCGTTCGCCGAGGGCGAGGGCATCGGCCACATGGCCCTCGTGATCGACGGGCTCTGCACGACGGTCTGGAGTCATTCCGATCCCGACAAGCAACACCGGATGGACCTTTCATCCCAAGTCGTCGGCAATGAGGCGCCGGCAAGATTCGCCGCCGAACTCGGGATCGAGCCAAAATTGCGGCGTCACCCCGGCCACAAGATGGAGGTCCGCTTTTCACCGACGAAACCGGCATTCAAGCTGGGCGAACCGGTTATCCTCCGAATGGAGGTCAAGAATGTCAGCGATAAAAACTTCTCCTTTGTAGACGGCGGTCAGCAGCGCGGTCCGCGCAACAACCAGTTTGGCTTCACCGCGTTTCGAGGATCCGGCAATGGGCCGGAAGTCCCCGATACCGGAGATCCGTCTAGCGCTGGAGGGAAGCTTAGATTCATCACTCTCGAACCCGGCCAGGTTTTTGAGAAGGAGGTGGATCTCACCAAGTGGTTCGATCTCGCCCAGCCCGACATCTACAAGATCGACGGACGCTTTGAAATGGTAATTAACAAGGATGCCGGCCAGCACCTGTTCGGCTGGGATGACATGGCGACAGGTACAACGTTGGTTACGATTGCGAAGGAGGGAGCCACGGTTGAGGACGCGGATCTGCCGAAGTCGATCCAGGAGAAACGGGACCGGCTGCTGGCCGAATTGCTCGCGGCACTCAAAGCGGCAGGCGTTACCAACTACAAGCTGAACAACGACGGCCAGATCGATGACCTTTATCTCGGACGTCTAGCAACGGACGAATTGCTCGCGATGCTCCAGGGGCAACGTTCTATCCGTCGACTGAATCTCGAAACGGCAAACGTCAGCGAAGATGCGCTGTCCGTTCTGGGAAGCCTTGATCGGTTGGAATACCTGAGTCTCTACGAGACTGGGCTGACCGACGCTGGACTTGCGCATATCGCATCGAATACCCGGCTAAAAGAGCTGGTTTTGCATGGTAACAACATCACCGACGCCGGTCTTCGCCACCTGCGGGGAATGCAAGAGTTGCGTAAATTGTCGATAAACAACACGCTGTCAGTTAAGTCCAACATGCAAATCGGCGATGAAGGCATGAAGCACCTTGGGCAACTTCGTTCGCTTGAACTTCTCGACCTACAGAAGACCGACGTTACGAGCAAGGGGCTCGAACAACTCGCCGATCTTCCGAACGTGAAAATGCTTTTACTCGCCGGCGCGGCGATTGACGATGCGGCCCGTGCGCCTATTTCGCGTATGAGGACGTTACGCAACCTCGGTCTCAGGAATACGAAGGTAACCGACCGGGGGCTTCAGAGGCTCTTAAAAGAAGGCCCGCCCCTCGAACGCCTGAGTCTGCAAAGCGATAACACTACCGACACGGCACTTGCCGCAATCGGTGAGAAGGCAAGCCTTACGAGCCTTGAACTTACGGGCCGACGTTTCACGGACGATGGCCTGGCGAATCTCGCGAACCTGCAGCAGCTCGAACGGATTGATCTGACCGGGATGTCGATTCATCCAATGGCGCCTGGCCTACAATTTACACACCGAGGACTTATGCATTTTGCGAAGCTGCAGAATCTTCGCAACCTGTGGCTCAACAGGATCACGCTCGGCGAGCAGGAAATCAACGCGTTGGGTCAGATCAAACAGTTAGAGCATTTGCATCTCATGCCGCCCGGCTGCAGTGATGACGAGATATTGCGTTTGAAATGGATGCTTCCTGATACGGACGTCTCGCCCTTCGGCGGCGATAGGATCGTAGGGGTCAACAAACCGGTCATCCAGGGCCGGGTTCTTGGCATCGACGGAAAGCCTGCAATCGGATATCGCGTGACGGCACTCCCAAGCGCGTGGAGCGGGAGAGGGGGTTGGCCGCCCGAGACGACTACCGACAGGGAAGGGAAGTTCAACTTCAGTAATCTGCCAGACGGCCCGTGTGATGTTTCGGTGACTTCCGTTCCGCTGACCAATCAGCCGAACATGCGGATTGAGGGCGTTGTCTTGAAGAAGCGCGAGCCAGCCTACGTGGAGCTATCGCTTGAGCAGAAGTATCATTTCGGCGGCCGTGTGACCAACGAAAAGGACGAGCCGCATGCGGGCCGCAACGTGCTGGCGATCTGGAAAGACCCCTCGGGCAAGCACACGTATAGCAGCAACACCAAGACGGACGCCTTCGGGCACTATCGGTTCGATGCGCCGTTTCCGATGGCGGAATCGATTCGACTGAACGGCGCGAATTCGTCTCGCGTCCCACGAAAATATAAGGTGGAGCATGGCCGCGACGATATCGACTTCAACGTGGACGCGACCGATGCCGAAACCGGCAGTGCTTCCGTGCCAACCGATCCCGGCAACACGGGCGAAACCGGCCGCGTGGTCGACTCCTCCGGAAACGGCGTGGGCGGAGCGAAGCTCCAATTCGTCAAGGGTGGGACGGTTGGCGATGATATTCTCGCAGAACGGTTTTCCAGACAGGACGGTTCCTTCGATGTGCCGCGATTGACAGGGCTGAGGCAGTTTCGCGTCTGCGTGGCTGCCGACGGCTATTATCCGCTCAATCGAGAGCATGCGCCGGTCGAAGGGCTTATCGACCAGCAGGGGCGCACACGACTGATCGACGGAGACGATGGCCTGAGCCGGACAATCCATTTGGTTCGCGCTGGATCGATTGAAGGGAAGGTGTTGGGGCCGGACGGGAAACCGCTCCGCCGGGCCCCACTGTCAATCTCGACATATTGTGACTTCGCACATATGTCGATCAGCACCGGGAATCACATGCGTGCCATGACCGACGACCAAGGCACGTTTCGGTTTGAAGACGTCCCGCCGGGAGAGATTGTGCTCTATTACCCCTGGGACGGCCCGACGGGTAGCGAAGTTCGCAGTGGCAAATGGCTCGCCCCTGACTCTCACAGCCAGGGCACTCCCAAGCCGCCCACGCAGGGAATCTGCTGGGTAAAGGTCCTGCACGCAAAGGAAGGTCAGGCCGTCGACCCAATCGTGGTCGATCTATCGAAGTCGCGTTGCGTTGTAGAAGGGCGCGTTACCGATGAACAGGGCGAGCCTGTCGGCAACGTCACCGTCCAGCCACTCTGGAAACGAGACGGCGGCTACTTCAGCGTCCACGGCAACGCTACTTTGCCCGCAAATGTCACCGATGCAGAAGGCCGCTATCGGATAACCGGCCTTCCGCCCGATGCGATTCACTTGGCGGTGTGGGGGCGAGGCTCGGAAAGGCAAATCGAATTCGAGCCGACTCCTGTCCATCTCACCGCCAATTCGCCTCTCCACCGCAACCTGAAAGTGCAGGTCAAGTTCCACGCGGCGCGCGGCAGCGGGGCGTTCGACGTGATCGCTAATCCGGGGCAAGTCGAGGTCCAAACGGAAGAGATCGCCACGGTCAATCCGCTGGAGATCGCCGAGCCGCCGAAGTTTGCCATCTATCAAGTGCTCGGTCACGAGAACGCTCCTTCATTTAACCGGCCGCAGGATTCGGCGCGCAGGCGGATTCTGTTCTCGGACAATGGCAAAGGCACGGATCGTTTTGACGCCATGAGGCCGGAGAACTATCCGTTGGCCGGATTGATATTGGCGGAACAACCGCTGCTGACGGAGGACGATCTGAGCGCCTATGGTTGGACGCGGCATGTGATGCGTCTGAAGCCGGGCGTGAGTGAGCGGCTACCAAAGCCCAGTGTGTGGGGCGTGCCGTTTGCCGTGGTCGTTGGTGGAAAGCCACTGTTCCTCGGCGCGTTTTGGACGGGACTCTCTTCCTATTCTGCAAACATGCCGATGATTTCTCTGGATCGCTGGCAATGGAATCTGCCGATTACAAATCCAGACTATCTGCCGCAGGACGCCATCCGCCTGGAGAACGCTCAGAGACTTGGGGGCGGAAACCTGCCGCGCGACCCGCGCCGGGACGAGCGTCTGTATCGCGTCCTCCAACAGGCGGGCAAGCTAGTTGATATTCGTTCCGGCGGCGAGCCGTGGGGTGAGGCGGTGGACGGCGTGACCGCGCGGCTGCGAACAGAACGCCAACCGCAGTGGTCGGAGGATTATGACACACCCTGGGTGCTGTTCGATTTGAAGAACGCTTCACAGGACTTGGAAGTATCGCTCAATGTTGGCGGTGCGCCGACTGAAGTGCTGGTGGACGGTGTCTTGTATCAAAACCACGAGCGCGTTGCTGGGCAGTTGCCAATTTGCAAGCCCGGCCAGAGCGCTATCGGCGCGACGCTGGTTCTGGACAAGCGATGGACGGCGGTGAAGAGCGTCAGCGGGTCGCCCGAGTTGAAACTCAAGCCTGGCAAGCACACCGTTCAGGCAATTGCCTACACTCTCCGCGCTGGGGAACACGTCGGCCAGCCAATCCGCGTGTTGAGCAATGCCATCGAACTCGTAATCAAGCCTGAACAGATGGACGCACCCATGCCGTTTGACGAATTGACAACCGTGATGCTGGATCCTGCCAATTTCAGAAAGGTGGCCGTTGTTCCTGGTGTTTCCGTGAATGAAGGTGCAAGGGACCGGTTCATCGTCATCGAGCGTTTGGCCCGGCTGTCTCGCGAGGAACAGGCAAAGTTGTTGCCGGCGTTCTACCACGACCTGGCCGCCCAAGCGGTCAATCCGGTCTTCGAGATGATTCTCAGCAGCAATCCGCACGATATCCTCGACCGAAAGGGTGGTCCCTATGACGGCAATACGGAACGCTGGGCACAGCAGCTTTCCGATGCCGCCCAGGACCTCACTCCTAAACAGGCAGCCGACAAGCTGGAAGGCTCGCTCTGGCAAAATGTCGCCAGCCGCGCTAGGGCCCTCCAGATTCTCAAAGCCCATCCCAAAGCCGTGACGGCCTTGATTGATGCTGATCTGAAAACGCAAGACAAAGCGGCCGTCGAACGGGTCGCAACGATGATCTCTACTCTCCAACGCCGAGAGTTCATACCACAGCTTGAGGAACTCTATCTGGCGAATAACGACGTCTCGAAAGTGGCCTATGGAGGACTTGTCTGGCTTTCTGATTCGACCGTGGTCACGACACTGCTGGCAGAGGTAGAAAATAATCCCAGCTCGATCAGTCGTCACGCACCCCTTTTCCTCCGCCCTTTGGCCGGAAAAATGGCACCGACGCTGTTGAAGAAACTGCTCGGCTCAACCGATGCCAATATCCGCTATCACGCAGCCTACGCCCTTCAGGAATGCATCGATCCCAAACTCGCTCAGCCGGTTGTCCGACTGGCGGGCGAGAAGGAAGCTCGTTCCCGGTTCCTCGCCGCGCACATGTTTCCCAAGCTGCCCGAGGCGTCCTTCAAGAAAGTTCGAAATGAACTCCTGCCACTATTGAACGACCAGGACGACAAGGTGCGTTTTTACGCCCTGCTGAGTTTTGCCAAGCGGAAGGACCTCGCGGCCGGCCCGGTCATCCTGGAGACATTACGGCGCAATGAACTTCCTGAGCAATACAAAGTCTGGACGATGCAGGCGATGAGTGCGCTCAGCGACAGCACGTGGAACTACTTCATGCATGAGTGGGGACCTGCCAGTCCGGGCAACCAGGAGGCCATCAAACGGTTCGAAACCTGGCTCAAAAAATCAGCAGACTGA
- a CDS encoding RNA polymerase sigma factor has protein sequence MGEEPDLIDRALKGDRTAFTRLVLLNQDRLFASMIQVTGSPDEAEEVVQEAFIRAFVKLDTFQRNSQFFTWLYRIAFNTALTRRRRRRARVSLDQFQEKSGIELSDERVQSVDEPMLQQERITMVRAAMDQLTDEHRAILVLREMEDRSYETIAEILDISIGTVRSRLSRARAQLKLSLEAIMKAEESSANES, from the coding sequence GTGGGCGAAGAGCCGGATCTGATTGACCGAGCCTTGAAAGGCGATCGGACGGCGTTTACCCGTCTGGTCCTGCTCAATCAGGATCGTTTGTTTGCGTCGATGATCCAGGTTACCGGGTCACCCGACGAAGCCGAAGAAGTGGTGCAAGAGGCTTTCATTCGCGCTTTTGTCAAACTCGATACCTTTCAGCGCAACAGCCAATTTTTTACCTGGCTCTATCGTATCGCGTTCAATACCGCCCTGACACGCCGTAGGCGAAGACGAGCACGGGTGTCGCTCGACCAATTCCAAGAGAAAAGCGGCATCGAACTATCCGACGAACGAGTGCAATCCGTTGACGAACCGATGCTGCAGCAGGAACGGATCACGATGGTTCGGGCTGCGATGGACCAATTGACGGACGAACATCGTGCGATTCTCGTGCTGCGAGAAATGGAGGATCGGTCGTATGAGACGATCGCCGAAATACTCGACATCTCCATCGGAACCGTCCGCAGCCGGCTCAGTCGTGCTCGCGCCCAACTAAAACTTTCGCTCGAAGCGATCATGAAAGCCGAAGAGTCTTCGGCGAATGAGAGCTAG